A genomic window from Macaca mulatta isolate MMU2019108-1 chromosome 19, T2T-MMU8v2.0, whole genome shotgun sequence includes:
- the PLEKHA4 gene encoding pleckstrin homology domain-containing family A member 4 isoform X32 — protein sequence MEGSRPRSSLSLASSASTISSLSSLSPKKPTRAVNKVHAFGKRGNAFRRDPNLPVHIRGWLHKQDSSGLRLWKRRWFVLSGHCLFYYKDSREESVLGSVLLPSYNIRPDGPGAPRGRRFTFTAEHPGMRTYVLAADTLEDLRGWLRALGRASRAEGDDCGQTRSPARPQPGEGPGGPGGPPEVSSGEEGRISESPEVARLSRGRGRPRLLTPSPTIDLQSGLQIRRARSPDLSGRTGGEDATKRTLLRIWTVEEDSTPEGHLFTPLSRAPSPLSLPRPRSAPARRPPAPSGDTAPPARPHTPLSRIDVRPPLDWGPQRQTLSRPPTPRRGPPSEAGGGKPPRSPQHWSHEPRTQAPSGSSTYLQLPPRPPGTRASMVLLPGPPLESTFHQSLETDLPLSFLQTLLTKLCGQDRLLRRLQEEIDQRQEEKEQLEAALELTRQQLGQATREAGAPGRAWGRQRLLQDRLVSVRATLCHLTQDRVSAQQQLWMVEDTLAGLGGPQKPPPHPEPDSPSPVLQGEESSERESLPESLELSSPRSPETDWGRPPAGDKDLASPRLGLGSPRVSRASSPEGRHLPSPQLGTKAPVARPRMSAQEQLERMRRNQECGRPLPRPTSPRLLTLGRTLSPARRQPDVEQRSKEHHPLLADFRRSPGAGSQPLPSPGY from the exons GACAGCTCGGGGCTCCGTCTCTGGAAACGCCGCTGGTTCGTCCTCTCCGGCCATTGCCTCTTTTATTACAAGG ACAGCCGCGAGGAGAGTGTCCTGGGCAGTGTCCTGCTCCCCAGCTACAATATTAGGCCAGATGGGCCGGGAGCCCCCCGAGGGCGGCGCTTCACCTTCACC GCAGAGCACCCGGGCATGAGGACCTACGTTTTGGCCGCTGACACCTTAGAAGACCTGCGGGGCTGGCTACGAGCGCTGGGCCGGGCCTCCCGTGCGGAGGGGGACGACTG TGGGCAAACCAGATCACCCGCACGGCCCCAGCCCGGGGAGGGCCCTGGCGGCCCCGGTGGTCCCCCGGAGGTGAGCAGCGGGGAAGAGGGGCGCATCTCGGAATCACCGGAAGTGGCTCGACTCTCCAGAGGTCGTGGTAGACCCAGGCTGCTCACTCCCAGCCCCACAATTGACCTCCAGTCTGGACTCCAGATCCGGAGGGCAAGAAGCCCCGA CCTGTCGGGGAGAACTGGAGGGGAAGATGCCACAAAGCGGACATTACTGAGAATTTGGACAGTAGAGGAGGATTCTACCCCAGAAGGACA CCTGTTCACCCCCCTCTCTCGCGCTCCCTCGCCTCTGAGCCTCCCCCGTCCCCGTTCTGCTCCTGCGCGGCGACCTCCTGCCCCCTCAGGAGACACAGCACCCCCTGCCCGACCTCATACCCCGCTGAGTCGCATTGATGTCCGACCTCCTCTGGATTGGGGCCCCCAACGCCAGACCCTCTCCCGACCCCCCACTCCCCGCCGAGGACCTCcctcagaggctgggggaggaaagCCCCCCAGGAGTCCCCAGCACTGGAGTCACGAGCCCAGAACACAG GCACCCTCTGGCTCCTCCACTTATCTCCAGCTCCCCCCGCGGCCCCCTGGGACTCGGGCCTCCATGGTTTTATTG cCGGGTCCTCCCCTGGAGTCAACTTTCCACCAAAGCTTGGAGACAGAT CTCCCGCTCTCCTTTCTCCAGACACTGCTGACCAAGTTGTGCGGGCAGGACCGGCTCCTGCGGAGGCTGCAGGAGGAGATAGaccagaggcaggaggagaag GAGCAACTAGAAGCAGCTCTGGAGTTGACCCGGCAGCAGCTGGGCCAAGCCACCAGGGAGGCTGGGGCTCCCGGGAGGGCCTGGGGTCGCCAGCGCCTCCTGCAGGACCGGCTGGTCAGTGTGAGGGCGACCCTCTGTCACTTGACTCAG GACAGAGTGTCCGCTCAGCAGCAGCTGTGGATGGTGGAAGACACGCTGGCAGGTCTGGGTGGCCCCCAGAAACCGCCCCCACACCCTGAGCCTGACTCCCCATCTCCCGTGCTCCAGGGCGAGGAGTCCTCAGAGAGGGAG AGCCTGCCAGAGTCCTTGGAACTGAGCTCCCCTAGGTCCCCCGAGACTGACTGGGGACGGCCTCCTGCAGGCGACAAAGACCTGGCCAGCCCTCGCTTAG GTCTTGGGTCTCCGAGGGTCTCCCGGGCTTCCAGCCCTGAGGGTCGCCACCTCCCTTCCCCACAGCTGGGAACCAAG GCCCCGGTGGCCCGGCCCCGAATGAGTGCCCAGGAGCAGCTGGAGCGGATGCGCAGAAACCAGGAATGTGGACGGCCCCTCCCTCGCCCGACCTCCCCGCGGCTCCTCACCCTGGGAAGGACACTGTCCCCAGCCAGACGCCAGCCTGATGTGGAGCAAAGG tccaaGGAACACCACCCCTTACTTGCCGACTTCCGAAGGTCACCGGGAGCGGGTTCTCAGCCTCTCCCAAGCCCTGGCTACTGA